Genomic window (Verrucomicrobiia bacterium):
ATTCGCCCTCCCATGGGGCGCAACCCCGTTGGGGTTGGCGATCCATCGCGAGTGGACCCAAGGTAGGCGCGGGGCGCCAACCTTGGGCTCCGGGACGCAACGCCGTTGGCGTTGGGTCGATTTCCCTCGCCTCACATTTGCCCAAGGCGGGTCCAGAAATGTCCAAACTCCAGGCCCGGTCCACACGGGCCGGGAAGGCGCAGGAACCTACGCCGGGCTGCCGGGCTAATGGCCCGGAGGCTTCAGGCGGAAGAACCGTAAACCTTCGCCGGTCGGAGCCGTGAAACCCGCAGGTGTTCGAGGCGGAGGTTGACGTTGGCGCGATGTGGACGCAGGATGTCCGCATGAAAACGGCCACCGTGCGTGATCTGAGGAACAACTTCGCCAAGCTCGAAGCCTGGCTCAGCAATGGCGAGCAGGTCTGCATCGAGAAACGGGGCGAGCCTGTGGCGATGCTCACCGCCCTGACGCGGACACGAAGCCAGGACGTGAAGAAGCCCGACTTCGCGGCGCGACGGAGGGCGATCTGGGGCGACCGGATGTTCAGCG
Coding sequences:
- a CDS encoding type II toxin-antitoxin system Phd/YefM family antitoxin; protein product: MKTATVRDLRNNFAKLEAWLSNGEQVCIEKRGEPVAMLTALTRTRSQDVKKPDFAARRRAIWGDRMFSEAEVKTMREYELEGEEG